The Arachis hypogaea cultivar Tifrunner chromosome 14, arahy.Tifrunner.gnm2.J5K5, whole genome shotgun sequence genome has a segment encoding these proteins:
- the LOC140178763 gene encoding uncharacterized protein produces MTQSWSGSADTAMFYRILLMFSPCVETFKYCKLLISIDGTHLYGKYGVTLLMAITQDGNANILPIAFAIVEDRHKSIDNALNAEGSLWKPPHAFQTFCTRHIAANFMTHFKNKDLNKVLINAAYAKWQREFAHYFGCLRGRNVAITNWLEEMPRSQWAQYADDGRQFGHMTTNISECINVVMKGSRNLPITALVKSSYFHLGEIFARKGSEQACCGTVLSPLWRPTPTLHKPYCGTK; encoded by the exons ATGACACAGTCTTGGTCTGGTTCTGCCGACACAGCCATGTTTTATCGGATTCTTTTGATGTTTTCACCGTGTGTTGAGACTTTCAAGTATTGCAAGCTACTTATttccattgatggcacccactTATATGGTAAATACGGTGTGACTTTGCTGATGGCCATAACTCAAGACGGCAACGCAAACATTTTGCCTATTGCCTTTGCCATTGTTGAGG ATAGACACAAATCCATTGATAATGCACTAAACGCCGAGGGAAGTTTATGGAAACCACCTCACGCCTTCCAAACTTTTTGTACAAGACACATTGCAGCCAACTTCATGACTCACTTCAAGAACAAAGACTTGAATAAGGTTCTGATTAACGCAGCGTATGCGAAGTGGCAGCGTGAGTTCGCTCATTATTTTGGCTGTCTGAGGGGGCGAAATGTAGCAATCACAAACTGGCTTGAAGAAATGCCACGATCACAGTGGGCACAGTATGCTGATGATGGTCGTCAATttggtcacatgacgacgaatatctcCGAGTGCATTAATGTTGTGATGAAAGGCTCTCGCAATTTaccaatcacagctcttgttaaGTCAAGTTATTTCCATTTGGGTGAAATTTTTGCTAGGAAGGGTTCCGAGCAAGCGTGTTGTGGAACCGTGTTATCTCCTCTGTGGCGTCCTACTCCAACTCTCCACAAACCGTATTGTGGAACCAAGTGA